CGTGACGAGCACACCCGGCATCCGCGTGACCAGTCAGGTCAACGACGTGACACGTGCCAGATCGTGAGGACGGCTGGCGCGGCAGCATGACTGCCGCACTCCAACCGACGCAACACGCGGATGATGAGCGCCCGGGACGACCATCAATCGCTAAGGTCAAGCGCGAGCCGCACTCCAACCGACGCAACACGCGGATGATGAGCGAGCAAGGCAACCAATCCGGCGCGTGATGGCACCGGCGATGGTTATGAGAGCGCGACAGTACAGCTTTTATGAAATAAGTCCTAGTCTTCCCCCAAACGATTCATCATTGCCTGTGCCGCATGGCGAAAATAGTTCTCCATCACCGAACGGGCCGGCTCCGGAACACCGGCTTCATTGAGCGCGGCCAGCATATGTTCCAGCCAGGCATCACGCTCACGTGGTCCGATGGGAAATGGCGCATGCCGCATACGTAACCGTGGATGTCCGCGACGCTCGCTGTATGTGCGCGGACCACCGAAATATTGCATCAAGAAGAGACGCTGATGCTCTTTGCCCGGTTCGAGATCGGCTGGAAAAAGATGGCGCAAACGTGGGTCGGCTTCCACCCGCGCATAAAAAATATCGACGATCCGCCGAAAGGTTGCTTCACCACCTATTTGCTCGTAGATCGTTGGCTCACTCATTATGTAAACCTCTCCATAGTGTGGTTGAACGTCATGCACGATTGCATGCTACCATGAGAAGCCATTTTGATTCCTATAGCACTGAGTTCACCTGAAACCTGCGTGCAGAGAGACACCCGTATGAGCTATGAAACCCTGACGATCACGTCACGCCGTTTACGTCTGACAGTCCTGGCAGCCGGAGGCCCGCGTATCCTCGCGTTGCACCTCGACAACGGCCCAAACCTGCTGGCCGAAACACCAAACGCCCGCTGGGAGACGCCGTGGGGCGAGTTTGTTCTCCTCGGTGGACATCGGCTCTGGCATGCGCCTGAAGCTTTTCCTCGCAGTTACTGGCCTGATCTCAATGGTCCTGCGGCAGAACAGATCGATCACGGCGTCACGCTGCGCAGCGCCGTTGATCCGGGATATATCGCGAAGAGCCTGACTGTAACCCTTGATCCTGAACAACCACGGTTACATCTGCAACACACACTCACCAACCATGGGCTGTGGCCGGTGGAACTGGCGCCGTGGGCGATTACCCAACTGGCACCGGGAGGAAAAGCGATCTTACCATTACACAACGGCCAGCCCCCTGCCAATCCCTTGCTTCCCAATCGCCAGATCGCCTTCTGGCCCTACACCCCTCTGCCCGATCCACGACTCGCCTTCTGCGATGACTTCATCCTGATCGACACCGCGATTGCCGGGCCACCGGCCAAAGTGGGAGCGCATAGCGCTGCCG
This genomic window from Chloroflexus aurantiacus J-10-fl contains:
- a CDS encoding globin, with amino-acid sequence MSEPTIYEQIGGEATFRRIVDIFYARVEADPRLRHLFPADLEPGKEHQRLFLMQYFGGPRTYSERRGHPRLRMRHAPFPIGPRERDAWLEHMLAALNEAGVPEPARSVMENYFRHAAQAMMNRLGED